One Falsihalocynthiibacter arcticus DNA segment encodes these proteins:
- the betI gene encoding transcriptional regulator BetI — protein sequence MPKLGMEPIRRAALVKATIDEVGLAGSLEVTVSQIAKRAGVSSGLAHHYFGGKEQIFLAAMRHILSVYGAQVRVALSIATTPRERLEGIILASFEASNFRSEVVGSWLNFYVLAHRSVGAKRLLSIYQRRLRSNLIHDLRPLIPESQLENSAQGIAALIDGLYIRRSLGAQNTSDPISITKIYLASILNQKEVK from the coding sequence ATGCCAAAACTTGGAATGGAGCCTATACGACGCGCGGCTTTGGTGAAAGCGACGATTGACGAGGTCGGCCTCGCCGGATCACTCGAAGTTACCGTCAGCCAGATCGCCAAACGGGCGGGCGTTTCCAGTGGTTTGGCGCATCACTATTTTGGGGGAAAAGAGCAAATTTTTCTCGCGGCAATGCGCCATATCCTCAGTGTTTATGGGGCGCAGGTGCGTGTTGCTCTGTCAATTGCCACAACACCGAGGGAACGGCTTGAGGGTATCATCCTCGCCAGTTTTGAAGCCAGCAACTTTCGCTCCGAGGTGGTTGGTTCATGGTTGAATTTTTATGTGCTTGCCCACCGTTCGGTTGGGGCAAAACGGCTGTTGTCAATCTATCAGCGGCGCTTACGCTCTAACCTTATCCATGACCTGCGGCCACTAATTCCTGAATCCCAGTTGGAAAACAGTGCGCAGGGAATCGCCGCGTTGATCGATGGATTGTATATTCGTCGCTCTCTGGGGGCGCAGAATACGTCCGACCCAATCAGCATCACCAAGATCTATTTGGCGAGCATATTAAATCAGAAGGAAGTCAAATGA
- the choX gene encoding choline ABC transporter substrate-binding protein, with the protein MNSRATFKTTLSVIALAAMSTGAVANCDEVTFSDVGWTDITATTAATTVVLDALGYETDIKVLSVPVTYTAMAQGDIDVFLGNWMPTMEGDIAKYREAGTVDTVRENLVGAKYTLAVNAAASALGIKDFADIAAHADALDGKIYGIEPGNDGNRLIQSMIDDNAFGLADFEVAESSEQGMLAQVARTSKKDEPIIFLGWEPHPMNANFDMGYLTGGDDFFGPDLGGATIYTNTRAGYVTECANVGALLGNLEFTLAMENEIMGAILDDGMDPTDAATAWLTGNPDAFMPWLEGVTTKDGGDAVAAVKTALGM; encoded by the coding sequence ATGAACTCAAGAGCAACTTTTAAAACGACACTTTCCGTGATTGCGCTTGCCGCGATGTCCACGGGCGCTGTGGCAAATTGCGACGAAGTGACATTTTCGGATGTGGGCTGGACGGACATCACTGCCACAACTGCTGCGACGACGGTTGTGTTGGATGCGTTGGGCTATGAAACGGATATCAAAGTGCTGTCCGTTCCTGTGACATATACTGCGATGGCGCAGGGTGATATCGACGTTTTCCTTGGCAACTGGATGCCGACAATGGAAGGCGACATTGCGAAGTACCGCGAGGCCGGCACCGTTGATACCGTGCGTGAAAACCTCGTTGGTGCCAAATACACGCTGGCCGTAAACGCCGCTGCCTCCGCTTTGGGCATCAAAGACTTTGCCGATATCGCCGCACATGCCGACGCGCTTGACGGTAAGATTTATGGTATTGAGCCTGGCAATGATGGCAACCGTTTGATCCAATCCATGATCGACGACAACGCCTTTGGCTTGGCCGATTTCGAAGTCGCCGAAAGCTCTGAGCAAGGCATGTTGGCCCAAGTTGCACGTACCAGCAAAAAAGACGAGCCGATCATTTTTCTCGGCTGGGAACCCCATCCGATGAACGCGAATTTCGACATGGGCTATCTGACGGGCGGGGATGATTTCTTTGGCCCCGACCTTGGCGGAGCAACCATCTATACAAACACCCGCGCAGGTTACGTTACCGAGTGTGCAAATGTTGGCGCTCTGCTTGGCAACCTCGAATTCACGCTCGCTATGGAAAATGAAATCATGGGGGCTATCCTCGATGATGGCATGGACCCGACTGACGCCGCTACGGCGTGGCTCACTGGCAACCCCGACGCCTTCATGCCTTGGCTTGAGGGTGTCACCACCAAGGATGGCGGCGACGCTGTTGCCGCGGTCAAAACCGCCCTTGGGATGTAA
- the choW gene encoding choline ABC transporter permease subunit: MSWLTEKKIPLGDTAEKIFDWLQREGEVFFDALAIVMETMIDSILWLLQTPHPFVIIALFAIGAYILQRKWQVSLGIVLGFLFIINQGYWEETTESLTLVLSACVACMGMGIPIGIATAHRPKLYKFLHPILDLMQTLPTFVYLIPAIVFFGIGLVPGLIATVIFVLPAPIRLTHLGISSTPSDLLEAAEAFGATPRQKLWKVEFPYAIPQIRAGLNQTIMLSLSMVVIAALVGADGLGVPVLRALNTVNPALGFESGSIIVVVAIMLDRALRIERK; this comes from the coding sequence ATGAGCTGGCTGACCGAAAAGAAAATCCCCCTCGGCGATACCGCGGAGAAAATATTTGATTGGTTGCAGCGCGAGGGCGAAGTCTTTTTCGACGCGCTAGCGATTGTGATGGAAACCATGATCGACTCGATCCTTTGGTTACTGCAAACTCCGCATCCATTTGTAATTATTGCACTCTTTGCAATTGGTGCCTACATCCTGCAACGCAAGTGGCAGGTCAGCCTTGGGATTGTTCTTGGTTTTTTGTTCATCATCAACCAAGGCTATTGGGAGGAAACGACCGAAAGCTTGACCTTGGTTCTCTCCGCGTGCGTTGCCTGTATGGGCATGGGGATTCCCATCGGGATAGCCACGGCGCACCGTCCGAAATTATACAAATTCCTGCATCCCATCCTTGACCTCATGCAAACGCTCCCGACATTTGTATACCTCATTCCCGCGATTGTTTTCTTTGGCATTGGCCTTGTCCCCGGCCTGATTGCCACCGTCATTTTTGTCCTCCCTGCTCCGATCCGCCTCACGCATCTAGGGATCAGTTCCACGCCGTCCGACCTTCTCGAAGCCGCCGAGGCTTTCGGTGCAACACCGCGACAAAAGCTTTGGAAAGTGGAATTCCCCTACGCCATTCCACAAATTCGTGCAGGCCTAAACCAAACGATCATGCTCTCGCTTTCCATGGTGGTGATCGCAGCACTCGTAGGCGCGGACGGCCTTGGCGTGCCAGTTCTACGCGCCCTCAACACCGTGAACCCGGCGCTTGGGTTTGAGAGTGGCTCCATCATTGTTGTCGTCGCAATTATGCTCGACCGTGCTTTAAGGATCGAACGCAAATGA
- the choV gene encoding choline ABC transporter ATP-binding protein: protein MNDQPRKTAVTFDNVSIVFGDNPEIALPLMDANGERSDIQKETGQVLGVHNCSLSVQEGEILVLMGLSGSGKSTLLRAVNGLNPVIRGSVSVNDGDRMVDVTHADKDTLRQIRLNRVAMVFQQFGLLPWRSVRENVGLGLELAGVDKETYTKQIAHYIELVGLSDWATRKVGDLSGGMQQRVGLARAFTTEAPILLMDEPFSALDPLIRARLQDELIDLQKSLNRTIIFVSHDLDEAFKLGDRIAIMEGGRIVQCGTPKEIYSNPANEYVADFVAHMNPLHVLVAGDMVQETEGSTQGEVPENTPLFEVMTQLSTQDEPLAVTRKGDIVGQITQANVLEKLIDPRG from the coding sequence ATGAATGACCAACCCCGTAAAACCGCCGTTACGTTTGACAATGTATCTATTGTTTTCGGCGACAATCCCGAAATAGCCCTCCCCCTTATGGATGCGAATGGCGAACGCAGTGACATTCAAAAAGAGACGGGACAAGTCCTTGGCGTGCATAACTGTAGCCTTTCGGTTCAAGAGGGTGAAATCCTTGTACTCATGGGGCTTTCTGGCTCTGGGAAATCGACGTTGCTGCGCGCGGTCAACGGCCTCAATCCTGTCATACGCGGGTCTGTCTCGGTGAATGACGGGGATCGTATGGTCGATGTCACCCATGCGGACAAAGACACGTTGCGCCAAATTCGTCTCAACCGCGTGGCGATGGTGTTCCAACAATTCGGTCTTTTGCCGTGGCGCAGTGTCCGAGAAAACGTCGGGCTTGGGCTTGAACTCGCAGGGGTCGACAAGGAAACCTACACCAAACAAATCGCGCATTACATCGAGTTGGTTGGGCTTTCCGACTGGGCCACTCGCAAAGTCGGTGACCTTTCAGGCGGGATGCAACAACGGGTCGGATTGGCGCGCGCGTTTACCACCGAAGCGCCGATTCTTTTAATGGACGAACCGTTTTCGGCCCTTGATCCCCTCATTCGTGCACGACTTCAGGACGAATTGATCGACCTCCAAAAATCGCTAAATCGCACCATTATTTTCGTGAGTCACGACCTTGATGAAGCCTTCAAACTTGGCGACCGCATTGCGATTATGGAGGGCGGACGCATTGTTCAATGTGGTACACCCAAGGAAATTTACTCAAATCCGGCCAACGAATATGTCGCCGATTTCGTCGCTCACATGAACCCGCTGCACGTCCTTGTCGCGGGCGACATGGTTCAGGAGACCGAGGGCAGCACACAGGGTGAAGTTCCGGAGAACACGCCGCTTTTCGAAGTAATGACACAGCTCTCGACGCAAGATGAACCCCTCGCAGTAACTCGAAAAGGCGATATTGTCGGGCAAATCACACAGGCAAATGTTTTGGAAAAACTTATTGATCCACGCGGCTGA
- a CDS encoding DMT family transporter, which translates to MISAPNNTLTAILWMLVTGLCFIAVTAIVKVVGSDVPAAEAAFLRYLLGLVFLVPMLPAVKTAWKQGALDRSALWLFSLRGVVHTFGVIAWFYAMTQIPIAEVTAMNYMTPIYVTLGAAIFLGEKLAFRRVAAIIVALIGGLIILRPGFREVSPGHIAMVGTALAFAASYLVVGRLAGRISPTVIVAMLSMTVTIGLFPFAMAVWVTPTLAQLALLFLVAGFATAGHFTMTMAFRLAPMAVTQPVTFLQLLWSALLGVVLFSEPVDFWVVVGGILIMASVSFITWREFVLKRVAVKTPPLP; encoded by the coding sequence ATGATATCCGCTCCGAATAATACGCTGACCGCAATCCTATGGATGCTGGTGACAGGCCTCTGCTTTATCGCCGTAACGGCCATCGTAAAGGTCGTGGGGAGTGATGTTCCCGCAGCGGAAGCGGCGTTCCTTAGGTATTTGTTGGGGCTGGTTTTTCTCGTTCCGATGTTACCTGCAGTAAAGACGGCATGGAAGCAAGGGGCGTTGGATCGGTCCGCTTTGTGGCTTTTTTCGCTGCGCGGCGTTGTGCATACTTTTGGCGTCATTGCGTGGTTCTATGCCATGACGCAGATCCCAATCGCCGAAGTCACGGCCATGAATTACATGACGCCGATTTATGTAACTCTTGGTGCTGCGATTTTCCTGGGCGAAAAACTTGCGTTTCGTCGGGTCGCGGCGATTATTGTTGCGCTGATCGGGGGCTTGATCATCCTGCGCCCAGGTTTTCGCGAAGTTTCGCCCGGACATATCGCCATGGTTGGGACCGCGCTTGCATTTGCCGCAAGCTACCTTGTGGTGGGGCGATTGGCGGGGCGCATTAGCCCGACTGTGATCGTGGCGATGCTCTCGATGACAGTCACAATTGGCCTGTTTCCCTTTGCGATGGCGGTCTGGGTAACACCGACTTTAGCGCAGTTGGCTTTGCTTTTCTTGGTCGCAGGTTTCGCGACCGCTGGGCATTTTACAATGACAATGGCCTTCCGTCTGGCCCCCATGGCCGTCACCCAACCTGTTACTTTCCTTCAGCTTTTATGGTCCGCCCTCCTTGGGGTCGTCCTCTTTAGCGAGCCTGTGGACTTCTGGGTTGTGGTGGGCGGTATATTGATCATGGCGTCTGTCAGTTTCATCACTTGGCGCGAATTCGTCCTAAAACGAGTGGCAGTGAAAACACCGCCGCTCCCTTAA
- a CDS encoding LysE/ArgO family amino acid transporter — MIASISPFDYSVVFTGYITSLSLILAIGAQNAFILRQGIRRAHVLPLILACAGSDAILITLGVFGFEQIERILPEILPIAKYGGSAFLLAYGAMAFRAAWRGGEALDPSGAAKQTLSNALIACLMITWLNPHVYLDTVVLLGSLSAQYEGGRYGFALGATLASFSFFFALGYGAQYLAPIFAQPKAWRILDVLVGLMMWSIALSLLIGV, encoded by the coding sequence ATGATCGCGTCTATTTCTCCCTTTGACTACTCCGTTGTTTTCACGGGGTACATCACAAGTCTGAGCCTTATACTGGCGATTGGCGCGCAGAATGCGTTTATTTTACGCCAAGGTATTCGCCGCGCCCATGTTTTACCCCTTATTCTGGCCTGTGCAGGATCGGATGCGATTTTGATCACGCTCGGGGTGTTTGGGTTTGAGCAGATAGAGAGAATTTTACCTGAGATTTTACCTATCGCGAAATATGGTGGGTCCGCTTTTCTTTTGGCTTATGGCGCGATGGCATTTCGGGCGGCGTGGCGAGGTGGCGAAGCATTGGACCCCAGCGGGGCGGCCAAGCAAACGCTCTCAAACGCATTGATCGCATGTTTAATGATCACATGGCTCAACCCGCATGTTTACCTCGATACGGTCGTCTTGCTGGGAAGTCTTTCCGCGCAATATGAGGGCGGGCGCTATGGTTTTGCCCTTGGGGCCACGCTCGCATCCTTCAGTTTCTTTTTTGCCCTTGGCTACGGCGCTCAGTATCTTGCGCCGATCTTTGCGCAACCCAAAGCTTGGCGTATTCTGGACGTTCTTGTTGGACTCATGATGTGGTCGATCGCGCTAAGCTTGCTTATCGGCGTGTAA
- a CDS encoding LysR family transcriptional regulator ArgP, whose amino-acid sequence MIDPKSLTAFAAVLRHGSFEAAAHELSVTPSAISQRIKGLEERLGSVLVQRGTPCIATEVGARLHRHSEEVALLEATLAKDLDLPNASPTPPHIKIATNADSLASWLMPALAASEGVMYELIVDDQEHSAEWLRRGEVQAAITSHSTAIQGNDSAPLGSLRYIASASPEFIKRWCPQGITDEAIRTAPALLYSHKDKLQREWVHRQLGHNITTQNHKIPSARGFVDAALLGMGWGMNPEVLIRDHLTQGRLVALDPATPLDIPLFWQVNRRVAPALAPLTKAVKLAATKSLLPP is encoded by the coding sequence ATGATAGACCCGAAATCACTCACTGCCTTTGCCGCCGTTTTGCGCCACGGAAGTTTTGAAGCTGCAGCGCATGAGTTGTCGGTCACCCCATCGGCCATTTCTCAACGCATCAAAGGCCTAGAAGAGCGGCTTGGTTCCGTCCTCGTGCAACGCGGCACGCCCTGCATTGCGACGGAGGTTGGCGCGCGTTTGCACCGGCATTCCGAGGAGGTTGCGCTGCTTGAAGCGACTTTGGCCAAAGATCTGGACCTCCCAAACGCGAGCCCAACGCCGCCCCACATCAAGATCGCGACCAATGCCGACAGCCTCGCGTCGTGGCTTATGCCCGCTTTAGCGGCCAGCGAGGGGGTCATGTATGAGTTGATTGTCGACGACCAAGAGCATTCCGCGGAGTGGCTTCGGCGGGGCGAAGTGCAGGCGGCGATCACCTCCCATTCCACCGCCATTCAGGGCAACGATTCCGCACCTTTGGGAAGCCTGCGTTACATTGCTTCCGCTAGCCCCGAGTTTATTAAGCGATGGTGTCCGCAGGGCATAACCGATGAAGCGATCCGCACAGCTCCTGCGCTTTTGTATAGTCACAAAGATAAGCTGCAGCGGGAATGGGTTCATCGCCAACTCGGTCACAATATCACGACTCAAAACCACAAAATCCCCTCGGCACGGGGTTTTGTGGATGCCGCATTGTTGGGCATGGGGTGGGGGATGAACCCTGAAGTGTTGATTAGGGATCACCTTACGCAGGGACGTCTGGTCGCCCTTGATCCCGCGACCCCACTGGATATTCCGTTGTTTTGGCAGGTCAATCGGCGGGTTGCTCCGGCGCTCGCCCCCCTTACAAAAGCGGTAAAATTGGCAGCGACCAAATCCCTCCTTCCGCCATAG
- a CDS encoding YebC/PmpR family DNA-binding transcriptional regulator, with the protein MAGHSKWANIQHRKGRQDAIRSKLFSKLSKEITVAAKMGDPDPEKNPRLRMAVKEAKSQSVPKDVIDRAIKKSTAGDGDEYEEIRYEGYGVNGVAVIVEAMTDNRNRTASNVRSTFTKSGGNLGETGSVSFMFDRTGEIVYDVSAGDADTVLMAAIEAGADDVESSEEEHVIYCLDTDLNAVSTALEAELGENVTAKLIWKPTMTTELDLEGMEKLMKLVDALEDDDDVQRVTTNFEASDEVMSQL; encoded by the coding sequence ATGGCAGGCCATTCAAAATGGGCGAATATTCAGCACCGTAAAGGACGCCAAGACGCGATCCGATCAAAGCTGTTTTCAAAACTTTCCAAAGAGATCACCGTTGCCGCGAAAATGGGCGACCCGGATCCTGAAAAAAACCCACGTTTGCGGATGGCCGTAAAAGAGGCCAAATCCCAATCCGTTCCAAAGGATGTGATTGATCGCGCGATTAAGAAATCCACGGCGGGCGATGGCGATGAATACGAAGAAATTCGCTATGAAGGCTATGGCGTAAACGGGGTTGCGGTGATTGTCGAAGCGATGACCGATAATCGCAACCGAACAGCCTCCAATGTGCGCTCCACGTTTACCAAAAGCGGTGGCAATCTTGGCGAAACAGGCTCGGTTAGCTTCATGTTTGATCGCACAGGCGAGATTGTTTACGACGTCAGCGCCGGTGATGCAGACACGGTTTTGATGGCCGCGATTGAGGCTGGTGCCGATGATGTTGAAAGCTCCGAAGAGGAGCACGTGATTTACTGTCTGGATACGGATTTGAACGCAGTTTCAACCGCGCTTGAGGCGGAACTTGGTGAAAACGTGACGGCTAAACTTATTTGGAAGCCAACGATGACAACCGAGCTTGATCTTGAAGGCATGGAAAAGTTGATGAAGCTTGTCGATGCCCTCGAAGATGATGACGATGTTCAGCGCGTAACAACGAATTTTGAAGCGAGCGACGAGGTCATGAGCCAGCTTTAA
- a CDS encoding SLC13 family permease: protein MMLFEFSQFGQAIVTLAVVAIMFILFLREYYPTEVVAIAGVAVLLALGVLPYDKALEVLSNPAPWTIAAMFVVMGALVRTGALEWFTQRAERNVQTHPAMAIGAMMAFVVVASAFVSNTPVVVVMIPVFVQLAKKLGVSASKLLIPLSYGAILGGTLTLIGTSTNLLVDGVARANGIQAFSIFEVTPLGIVLVAWGMIYLRFIAPRLLPDRDSMASLLSDKSKKKFFSEAAIPPDSDLIGREVSGVQLFKRDGVRLIDVLRGDISLRGNMAEVVLQTGDRVVLRTEMQELLSLQRNKSLKRVDQLSSVETSTVEVLITPDCKMVGRSLGAMRLRRRYGVYTLAVHRRNQNIGRQLENLVVRVGDTLLLEGAPSDVARLVSDMALADVSHPSERAFRRGHAPVAMAALVGIVALAAFGVAPIFLLSILAVATVLLTRCIDADEAFGFVDGRLLALIFSMLAIGAALEASGAVELIVNGVAPGLAKLPPFMIVWAIYLLTSVLTELVSNNAVAVVVTPIAIGLASALGVDPRPLVVAVMVAASASFATPIGYQTNMLVYGPGGYKFSDFLRVGIPLNLSIGILASAIIPLLWPL from the coding sequence ATGATGTTGTTTGAGTTTTCGCAATTTGGCCAAGCCATTGTGACTTTGGCCGTGGTTGCTATCATGTTTATTCTGTTTTTGCGGGAATACTACCCAACCGAGGTGGTCGCCATCGCGGGGGTCGCAGTTTTGCTGGCCCTTGGCGTTTTGCCATACGACAAAGCCTTGGAAGTGTTGTCAAATCCCGCCCCATGGACGATTGCGGCGATGTTCGTCGTGATGGGCGCTTTGGTACGCACGGGCGCGCTCGAATGGTTTACCCAAAGGGCCGAGCGCAACGTTCAAACCCACCCCGCAATGGCCATTGGCGCGATGATGGCATTTGTCGTCGTGGCATCGGCCTTCGTGTCGAACACGCCCGTTGTCGTGGTGATGATTCCAGTCTTTGTACAATTGGCCAAGAAACTAGGAGTTTCGGCGTCCAAGCTACTTATCCCTTTGTCCTATGGCGCGATTTTGGGCGGGACGTTAACCTTGATTGGGACATCAACCAACCTTTTGGTGGACGGAGTTGCGCGCGCCAACGGGATACAGGCGTTTTCGATTTTTGAGGTCACGCCACTGGGCATCGTCTTGGTGGCATGGGGCATGATTTACCTACGGTTTATTGCGCCAAGACTGCTTCCCGATCGCGATAGCATGGCATCTCTCCTCTCGGATAAATCCAAGAAAAAGTTTTTTAGCGAGGCGGCGATCCCGCCCGACAGCGACCTGATTGGCCGTGAAGTGTCGGGCGTTCAACTCTTTAAACGCGACGGTGTGCGGCTGATCGACGTTCTGCGCGGCGATATCTCGCTGCGGGGGAATATGGCCGAAGTCGTGCTTCAGACGGGTGACCGGGTCGTTTTGCGTACGGAGATGCAGGAGCTTTTGTCTTTGCAGCGCAACAAATCCCTCAAGCGGGTGGACCAGCTTTCCTCGGTCGAAACCAGCACAGTTGAGGTGCTGATTACGCCGGATTGTAAGATGGTGGGCCGCTCGTTAGGCGCGATGCGTTTGCGGCGGCGGTATGGTGTTTATACGCTTGCCGTTCACCGCCGGAACCAAAATATCGGTCGTCAGTTGGAAAACCTCGTGGTGCGTGTGGGGGACACGTTACTTCTTGAGGGCGCGCCTTCGGATGTGGCCCGTTTGGTCTCGGATATGGCGCTCGCAGATGTGTCGCATCCGTCCGAGCGTGCGTTTCGTCGTGGGCATGCACCTGTTGCCATGGCGGCACTTGTCGGGATTGTGGCCCTTGCCGCTTTTGGTGTTGCGCCAATTTTTCTGCTGTCAATTCTTGCGGTGGCTACGGTGCTTTTGACACGCTGTATCGACGCGGATGAAGCCTTCGGATTTGTCGACGGCCGCCTTCTTGCTTTGATCTTTTCGATGCTCGCGATTGGGGCCGCGCTTGAGGCCTCTGGGGCTGTGGAATTGATCGTTAATGGCGTGGCTCCGGGGCTCGCAAAACTACCCCCTTTCATGATCGTTTGGGCGATTTATCTTCTGACGTCCGTGCTCACTGAACTCGTGTCCAACAATGCTGTGGCCGTGGTGGTCACGCCCATTGCCATCGGCCTTGCGTCGGCGTTGGGTGTAGATCCGCGCCCCTTGGTCGTTGCCGTGATGGTCGCCGCCTCGGCGAGTTTTGCGACGCCAATCGGCTATCAAACCAACATGCTGGTTTACGGACCAGGCGGGTATAAGTTCTCGGATTTTCTGCGGGTCGGGATTCCTCTCAACCTATCCATCGGTATTTTGGCCTCTGCAATCATTCCGCTACTTTGGCCGCTGTAA
- a CDS encoding DMT family transporter, whose translation MKSDRLFLVAALLVMGAGWGATIPISKYYVTQGLQPFGVLFWQLLIGALLLGSYTLVQGKKLPLTRRHLALYTFVGLAGTLIPGFFSMLSMKYLPAGIMALIMSSVPMLVFPIALLMGQDTFSWKRFFGLALGLVAVGFIVAPEASLPERAMVVFIPLALIGPFCYAIEANVVAKVGTLGVGPIRVLLGAFTIGTILALPLALLTGQWISPFEPMGWPHFAVVFSAVIHAVVYGGYVWLVGRAGSVFAAQVAYLVTGFGLLWSILFLNETYSVYIWLALSLMFVGVFLVQPRAKPALEQTAPLVKDGATRIRSANL comes from the coding sequence ATGAAATCAGATCGTCTTTTCTTGGTCGCCGCATTGCTCGTTATGGGGGCAGGTTGGGGCGCAACGATTCCGATCTCAAAATACTATGTGACGCAAGGCTTGCAGCCGTTTGGCGTTTTGTTTTGGCAATTGCTGATCGGAGCTTTGCTCTTGGGCAGTTATACGCTCGTACAAGGTAAAAAGCTGCCCCTCACCCGCCGTCATCTGGCGCTTTATACCTTCGTTGGCTTGGCTGGAACGCTCATTCCAGGCTTTTTTTCCATGTTGTCGATGAAGTATCTTCCTGCCGGCATCATGGCGCTCATCATGTCATCTGTGCCGATGCTGGTTTTCCCAATTGCACTCCTAATGGGTCAAGACACCTTTAGCTGGAAGCGCTTTTTTGGCCTTGCACTTGGTCTTGTGGCGGTGGGGTTCATCGTGGCCCCAGAAGCCTCCCTGCCTGAGCGCGCGATGGTGGTCTTTATCCCCTTGGCGCTTATCGGGCCATTTTGCTACGCAATCGAGGCGAATGTTGTGGCCAAAGTTGGCACATTGGGCGTGGGCCCTATTCGGGTTCTTTTGGGGGCTTTCACCATTGGCACGATCTTAGCATTGCCATTGGCCTTGCTCACAGGGCAGTGGATATCGCCCTTTGAGCCAATGGGCTGGCCGCATTTTGCCGTTGTTTTTAGCGCGGTTATCCATGCGGTCGTTTACGGGGGGTATGTTTGGCTTGTCGGCAGGGCAGGGTCCGTTTTCGCCGCGCAAGTGGCCTACCTCGTGACCGGATTTGGGTTGCTGTGGTCAATTCTCTTCCTCAACGAAACCTATTCCGTTTACATTTGGCTCGCCCTGTCTCTGATGTTTGTAGGGGTTTTCCTCGTACAACCGCGCGCCAAACCGGCGCTTGAACAAACCGCACCTTTGGTAAAAGATGGTGCGACTAGAATAAGGTCTGCAAACCTATGA
- a CDS encoding TIGR00282 family metallophosphoesterase has protein sequence MRILFLGDVVGRAGRNAITERLKALREAWRLDFVVVNGENATSGAGLSPDHAKGILDAGADCITLGDHSFDQRDMLTYIEKEPRIIRPLNFSKAAPGSGARLFDGGRGRKILVTQVLGQVFMKRAFDDPFSAVETVLKKYPLGGQAQAILVDMHCEATSEKMGMGHWCDGRASMVVGTHTHIPTGDAQILDGGTAFQADAGMCGDYNSVIGMDKGEPMRRFVTGMGKGRFTPAAGEATLSGLFVETDDQTGKAKTVSMIREGGRLQPSSPPS, from the coding sequence ATGAGAATACTTTTCCTAGGCGACGTCGTTGGCCGCGCTGGCCGCAATGCAATTACTGAACGTCTGAAGGCTCTGCGCGAAGCGTGGCGTCTGGATTTCGTCGTCGTAAACGGGGAAAATGCAACCTCCGGCGCGGGGCTTTCGCCGGATCATGCGAAGGGTATTTTGGACGCAGGGGCCGATTGCATCACCCTTGGTGACCACTCCTTTGATCAACGTGACATGCTGACCTATATCGAAAAAGAGCCCCGCATCATCCGGCCATTGAATTTCTCAAAAGCCGCGCCAGGCAGTGGCGCGCGCCTTTTCGATGGTGGGCGAGGCCGCAAAATTCTTGTGACCCAAGTGTTGGGGCAAGTTTTCATGAAACGCGCTTTTGATGATCCGTTTTCCGCAGTCGAAACCGTGTTGAAAAAATATCCTTTGGGCGGACAAGCTCAGGCGATTTTGGTCGATATGCATTGCGAAGCGACCTCAGAAAAAATGGGCATGGGCCACTGGTGTGATGGTCGCGCGAGTATGGTTGTCGGCACGCATACCCATATCCCAACGGGGGACGCCCAAATCCTTGATGGCGGCACGGCCTTTCAGGCGGACGCGGGCATGTGCGGTGATTATAATTCCGTTATCGGGATGGACAAAGGCGAGCCGATGCGCCGGTTTGTTACGGGAATGGGCAAGGGGCGCTTCACCCCTGCTGCGGGCGAAGCCACGCTCTCTGGACTATTTGTCGAGACAGATGATCAGACGGGAAAAGCGAAAACGGTGTCTATGATCCGTGAGGGTGGGCGGCTTCAGCCTTCCTCGCCACCGTCCTAA